A single Primulina huaijiensis isolate GDHJ02 unplaced genomic scaffold, ASM1229523v2 scaffold5913, whole genome shotgun sequence DNA region contains:
- the LOC140970437 gene encoding coatomer subunit alpha-1-like has product MLTKFETKSNRVKGLSFHSKRPWILASLHSGVIQLWDHRMGTLIDRFDEHEGPVRGVHFHKSQPLFVSGGDDYKIKVWNYKLHRCLFTLLGHLDYIRTVQFHHECPWIVSASDDQTIRIWNWQSRACISVLTGHNHYVMCASFHPKEDLVVSASLDQTVRIWDIGALRKKTVSPADDILRLSQMNADFFGGVDAVVKYVLEGHDRGVNWASFHPTLPLIVSGADDRQVKIWRMNDTKAWEVDTLRGHVNNVSCALFHARQDIIVSNSEDRSIRVWDATKRTGLHTFRRELDRFWTLSVHPEINLLAAGHDSGMIVFKLDRERPAFSVSGDSVFFVKDRFLRVFEYSTQTDAQLITIRRPGSHGLNQGLRTLSYSPTENAVLICSDVDGGSYELYVIPKDSYGRGDTVQEAKKGAGGSAVFVARNRFAVLEKSSNQVLVKNLENEIVKKSTLPIATDAIFYAGTGNLLCRAEDRVVLFDLQQRNVLGDLQTPFVRYVVWSPNMASVALLSKHSIVIADKKLVHCCTLHETIRVKSGAWDDNGVFIYTTLTHIKYCLPNGDSGIIKTMDVPVYITKIYGNSIFCLDREGKNRPIIIDSTEYVFKLSLLGKKFDQVMSMIKNSELCGQAMIAYLQQKGFPQVALYFVKDERTRFNLALECGNIEKALESAKKIDEKDHWYRLGVEALRQGNTGIVEYAYQKTKNFERLSFHYLITGNLEKLSKMMRIAEVKNDVMGQFHDALYLGDIRERVKILENTGHLPLAYITATVHGLDDIAERIAVEHGVNIPHLPKVRKPALLIPPNPVLCAGDWPLLMVSRGIFEGGLDDTVRGGNDDYEDAADADWGEGFEIDEVDKIQNGDISVLEDEHEENEEGGWDLEDLDLPPDADTPKTTSNSRSSVFVAPAPGMPVSQIWVQRSSLAAEHAACGDFDTAMRLLSRQLGLRNFSPLKSLFIDLYMGSHTYLRAFTSAPVVSVAVERGWSESTSPNVRGPPALVFNFSQLDEQLKAGYKATTAGKFSEALRHFLAILHTIPLIVVETRREVDEVKELIIIVKEYVLGLKMELKRKELKDNPIRHQELAAYFTHCNLQPPHTRLALMNAMTVCYKAQNLSTAANFARRLLETNPSNENQARTARQVLQAAEKNMKDSAQLNYDFRNPFVVCGATHVPIYRGQRDVTCPYCSAHFVPSQQGKLCTVCDLSVVGSDASGLRCSPSQTR; this is encoded by the exons ATGTTGACGAAGTTCGAGACGAAGAGTAATAGAGTGAAAGGCTTGAGTTTCCACAGCAAGAGGCCATGGATCTTGGCGAGTCTCCACAGCGGCGTGATCCAGCTCTGGGATCATCGTATGGGCACTCTCATTGATCGGTTTGACGAGCATGAAGGACCCGTTCGTGGTGTTCATTTTCATAAGTCACAGCCTCTCTTTGTATCCGGAG GTGACGATTACAAAATCAAGGTGTGGAATTACAAATTGCATAGGTGCCTATTTACTCTTCTCGGTCATCTTGATTATATCCGGACGGTTCAGTTTCATCACGAGTGTCCCTGGATTGTCAGTGCAAGTGATGATCAGACAATTAGAATATGGAATTGGCAGTCCCGGGCTTGCATTTCTGTGTTGACTGGGCACAATCATTATGTGATGTGTGCATCTTTCCACCCAAAAGAAGACTTGGTTGTTTCAGCATCATTGGACCAGACTGTTCGTATTTGGGATATTGGTGCCTTGAGGAAGAAAACAGTATCTCCTGCCGATGATATACTGCGATTGTCTCAAATGAATGCAGACTTCTTTGGTGGGGTTGATGCTGTTGTGAAGTATGTCTTGGAAGGCCATGATCGAGGGGTTAACTGGGCTTCTTTTCATCCCACTCTTCCTCTTATTGTTTCTGGAGCAGATGACCGACAAGTTAAAATCTGGCGCATGAATG ATACTAAGGCTTGGGAGGTGGACACATTAAGAGGCCATGTGAATAATGTATCCTGTGCTTTGTTTCATGCAAGACAGGACATCATTGTTTCAAATTCTGAAGACAGGAGTATCAGAGTTTGGGATGCAACAAAAAGAACTGGATTGCATACATTTCGTAGGGAGCTTGACCGATTCTGGACCCTGTCAGTCCATCCTGAGATAAATCTCTTGGCTGCTGGTCATGATAGCGGCATGATTGTTTTTAAGTTGGATAGAGAGCGTCCTGCCTTTTCTGTTAGTGGTGATTCAGTCTTCTTTGTCAAGGACCGATTTCTCCGTGTATTTGAGTATTCAACCCAGACAGATGCTCAACTGATAACGATTCGCCGACCTGGTTCTCATGGTTTAAATCAAGGGCTTCGAACTCTTTCTTACAGTCCTACTGAGAATGCTGTTTTGATTTGCTCAGATGTGGATGGGGGATCATATGAGCTCTATGTTATTCCAAAAGACAGCTATGGTAGAGGAGACACAGTTCAGGAGGCAAAGAAAGGTGCTGGGGGGTCAGCGGTATTTGTGGCTCGAAATAGGTTCGCTGTGCTTGAGAAGAGCAGCAATCAAGTCTTGGTTAAGAACCTGGAAAATGAAATAGTGAAAAAGAGTACTCTTCCAATTGCAACTGATGCTATATTCTATGCTGGCACTGGAAATCTACTCTGCAGGGCAGAGGACAGGGTTGTCCTATTTGATCTCCAACAAAGGAATGTTCTTGGGGATCTTCAAACTCCTTTCGTTAGGTATGTGGTTTGGTCTCCGAATATGGCTTCTGTTGCTTTATTGAGCAAACACTCTATTGTTATTGCTGATAAAAAACTTGTACACTGCTGCACTCTTCACGAGACCATTCGTGTCAAGAGTGGAGCATGGGATGATAATGGAGTCTTCATCTATACAACATTGACGCATATTAAGTATTGCCTTCCAAATGGGGACAGTGGAATTATTAAGACAATGGATGTCCCAGTATATATTACGAAAATATATGGGAACTCAATATTTTGCTTGGATCGAGAGGGGAAAAACCGTCCTATCATTATTGATTCAACAGAGTATGTCTTCAAACTATCCTTGCTAGGAAAGAAATTTGACCAAGTGATGAGCATGATAAAAAACTCAGAACTATGTGGACAGGCAATGATTGCTTATCTGCAGCAAAAGGGATTCCCACAGGTAGCTCTTTATTTTGTGAAGGATGAAAGGACTCGCTTCAACTTAGCCCTTGAATGCGGTAATATTGAGAAAGCCCTTGAATCTGCAAAAAAGATTGATGAAAAAGATCACTGGTACCGACTAGGAGTGGAGGCACTTCGTCAGGGAAATACTGGGATTGTTGAATATGCATACCAGAAGacgaaaaattttgagagactATCTTTTCATTATCTGATAACTGGTAATCTGGAAAAATTATCCAAAATGATGAGAATTGCCGAGGTCAAGAATGATGTGATGGGTCAATTTCATGATGCGCTGTATCTTGGAGATATTAGGGAGCGTGTTAAGATTCTGGAGAATACAGGCCATCTGCCTCTTGCGTATATTACAGCCACTGTGCATGGGCTTGATGATATTGCAGAGCGTATAGCTGTAGAACATGGGGTTAATATTCCTCATTTGCCCAAGGTGAGGAAACCTGCTCTATTGATACCTCCAAATCCGGTGTTGTGTGCAGGAGATTGGCCTTTGTTAATGGTTAGTAGAGGAATTTTTGAGGGTGGTCTTGATGATACAGTCCGAGGTGGTAACGATGATTATGAAGATGCCGCAGATGCTGATTGGGGTGAGGGTTTTGAAATTGATGAGGTGGACAAGATACAGAATGGAGACATTAGTGTGTTGGAGGATGAACACGAGGAGAATGAAGAGGGAGGATGGGATCTCGAGGACTTGGATCTGCCTCCTGATGCTGACACACCAAAGACAACTTCAAATTCACGTTCCTCGGTATTTGTTGCCCCTGCCCCTGGCATGCCCGTGAGTCAGATTTGGGTCCAAAGATCATCACTTGCTGCTGAACATGCTGCTTGTGGGGATTTCGACACAGCAATGCGTCTATTGAGCCGTCAGTTAGGATTACGAAATTTCTCACCTTTGAAGTCGCTATTCATTGATCTTTACATGGGCAGCCATACGTACTTGCGTGCGTTCACATCAGCCCCAGTGGTCTCAGTTGCAGTGGAAAGGGGTTGGAGTGAGTCAACAAGTCCCAATGTGCGGGGTCCCCCTGCTCTCGTGTTTAATTTTTCTCAGTTGGATGAACAACTCAAAGCCGGTTACAAGGCCACGACTGCTGGAAAGTTTTCAGAAGCCCTTCGACATTTCCTAGCTATTCTTCACACAATTCCACTGATTGTGGTCGAAACCCGGAGAGAGGTTGATGAAGTCAAAGAGTTGATTATCATTGTAAAAGAGTATGTTTTGGGTTTGAAGATGGAGCTTAAGAGAAAGGAATTGAAGGACAATCCAATTCGTCACCAAGAGCTTGCAGCCTATTTCACCCATTGCAACCTCCAACCTCCACACACTCGACTTGCACTAATGAATGCCATGACAGTTTGCTACAAAGCGCAAAATCTGAGCACTGCCGCTAACTTTGCTAGGCGACTTCTAGAAACCAACCCAAGCAATGAAAACCAAGCCAGAACAGCTCGACAGGTTTTACAGGCTGCTGAGAAGAATATGAAAGATTCTGCACAATTGAACTACGATTTTAGAAATCCTTTCGTAGTGTGTGGGGCCACTCACGTCCCGATATACAGAGGGCAGAGAGATGTAACTTGTCCTTACTGCAGTGCACACTTTGTTCCGTCTCAGCAAGGGAAGCTTTGTACTGTTTGTGACCTTTCTGTGGTTGGATCTGATGCATCTGGCTTGCGCTGTTCTCCATCACAGACTAGATGA
- the LOC140970387 gene encoding uncharacterized protein — MGNKKKFIDKKKSATFQLLSRDTSDPNYTTDPSGDRVFVRVDNNGYALDSFTGDGVPKDDISLRNPNLIFADAPEDSGGDYEDGNYDSWGSSNHKDQNAALPDHVRKEILELGFPDDGYDYLIHLREIKNKGGGSTYYDNPKASFTQLPRDVKAYDSSRVEVHKINDVSIEKSIIYSVAAKTVGVRLQKVLDADVAAMLDDSDSSKFESDVEDLEEDFVVRANLLEGAFDDDIDAKLNPSGESMAGHTQSGNFGGPENVDANSGLVDKKPRVRRPLDEQFDLLELQEYASDNEKHSDYWDEEEECQESLTEKLNLAFKDNPSDLLHNGKGTDDVESPESTADVIRRCKEYAVEYEEENEYDEETFVESSDESEVWDCESIVSTYSTLDNHPGKIGAPEARRKKKLAETIFGVSDAPNQVIALKGKEKIPIDFLPHSRKNAEHKSNDEKDANSRRAALQKREPLGQESKEEKKGRKDAVKLERREARQRKKEMKVLYKSEAQNAQKVAAFTGPSSIHLM; from the exons ATGGgcaataaaaagaaattcatCGACAAGAAGAAGTCAGCGACATTCCAGCTATTGTCAAGAGACACATCTGACCCGAATTACACTACCGATCCCTCCGGTGACCGGGTCTTCGTGCGGGTGGACAATAATGGCTACGCACTCGACTCGTTCACTGGTGACGGAGTGCCGAAGGACGATATATCTCTCAGGAATCCTAATTTGATTTTTGCCGATGCCCCAGAAGATAGTGGTGGCGATTACGAGGATGGGAATTATGATTCCTGGGGATCTAGTAATCACAAGGATCAAAATGCGGCGTTACCTGATCACGTGCGAAAGGAGATTCTGGAGCTGGGGTTTCCGGATGATGGGTACGATTATCTGATTCATTTGCGGGAGATCAAGAATAAGGGCGGCGGTTCAACGTATTATGATAATCCCAAGGCTAGCTTCACGCAGCTCCCGCGAGATGTAAAG GCATACGACTCTTCGCGGGTTGAAGTCCACAAGATAAATGATGTTTCCATAGAGAAATCAATCATCTATAGTGTTGCGGCTAAGACAGTCGGTGTGAGGTTACAGAAAGTCTTAGACGCTGACGTGGCAGCCATGCTTGATGACAGTGATTCGTCCAAGTTTGAATCTGATGTCGAGGACCTGGAAGAGGATTTCGTTGTCAGAGCTAATCTCTTAGAAGGAGCATTTGATGACGATATTGATGCGAAGTTGAACCCCTCAGGGGAATCAATGGCTGGTCACACTCAAAGTGGTAATTTTGGTGGGCCAGAAAATGTGGATGCTAATTCAGGATTAGTAGATAAGAAGCCAAGAGTTCGACGTCCTTTAGACGAGCAGTTTGACTTG CTTGAACTTCAGGAATATGCCTCTGATAATGAAAAACATAGCGATTACTGGGATGAGGAAGAAGAGTGTCAGGAATCCCTAACGGAAAAACTCAATCTTGCTTTCAAGGACAATCCTTCTGACCTCTTGCATAATGGCAAGGGAACAGATGATGTTGAATCACCAGAATCAACTGCAGATGTGATTCGCAGGTGCAAGGAATATGCTGTTGAgtatgaagaagaaaatgaatatgatgagGAAACATTTGTTGAAAGTAGCGACGAGTCAGAAGTATGGGATTGTGAAAGTATCGTGTCTACTTATTCAACTCTTGACAATCATCCTGGTAAAATTGGAGCTCCAGAGGCAAGGAGGAAGAAGAAGCTAGCTGAGACCATATTTGGTGTCTCTGACGCACCCAACCAAGTCATTGCTttgaaaggaaaagaaaagattCCTATAGATTTTTTACCTCATAGTAGAAAAAATGCCGAACATAAATCAAATGATGAGAAAGATGCTAATTCTAGGAGAGCTGCACTTCAGAAGAGGGAACCACTCGGTCAAGAATCAAAGGAGGAAAAGAAAGGAAGGAAG GATGCTGTGAAATTAGAACGACGCGAGGCACGGCAGaggaaaaaagaaatgaaagtcCTTTACAAATCGGAAGCCCAGAATGCTCAAAAAGTCGCAGCTTTCACTGGTCCCTCATCTATTCATCTAATGTGA
- the LOC140970389 gene encoding V-type proton ATPase 16 kDa proteolipid subunit, translating to MSSTFSGDETAPFFGFLGAAAALVFSCMGAAYGTAKSGVGVASMGVMRPELVMKSIVPVVMAGVLGIYGLIIAVIISTGINPKAKSYYLFDGYAHLSSGLSCGLAGLAAGMAIGIVGDAGVRANAQQPKLFVGMILILIFAEALALYGLIVGIILSSRAGQSRAE from the exons ATGTCTTCCACCTTTAGCGGAGATGAAACGGCGCCGTTTTTCGGCTTCCTCGGTGCCGCCGCCGCCCTCGTATTCTCTT gTATGGGAGCTGCGTATGGTACGGCGAAGAGCGGCGTAGGCGTGGCGTCGATGGGTGTCATGCGGCCGGAGCTTGTGATGAAGTCTATTGTTCCGGTGGTCATGGCTGGTGTTTTGGGTATTTATGGATTGATTATTGCTGTGATCATTAGCACTGGAATTAACCCTAAGGCCAAGTCTTACTACTTGTTTGATGGATACGCGCACCTTTCTTCTGGTCTCTCTTGTGGTCTCGCTGGGCTTGCTGCCGGTATGGCCATCGGAATCGTCGGAGATGCTGGTGTTAG AGCCAATGCCCAACAACCAAAGCTCTTTGTTGGAATGATTCTGATACTCATTTTTGCTGAAGCCTTGGCTCTTTATGGTCTCATTGTGGGCATCATCCTCTCTTCCCGTGCTGGTCAGTCGAGAGCAGAATAA
- the LOC140970410 gene encoding bZIP transcription factor 29-like, with amino-acid sequence MAQPNLKQSVNQAFNVGGSHSRSLSQPLLFANNALPPLSPFPPSESSLASSNSNMKDVSMEETDVSSRGPPMAPSFRRENLFRGTDSLPPCRGHRRSNSDVPLEFSAMIQSSPQLLPISDQGMFGRTAGMRENFGNDKPIGLKRQDMDVLGHGKIGVDGIGDRRSEGEVVDDLFNSLINLDHVNAMNASGVEYKHKECIESGTKSSGGYSSNTELEIVSKHGTNLREGVKRSAAGYIAPLARHHRSLSMDSTIGNFQFGDESPKLQSSLFNRVDQLSPRNSVSDNSVKLNIEFGHGEFNEVELKKIVADERLSEIAISDPKRAKRILANRQSAARSKERKLRYISELEHKVQTLQSEATTLSAQFTILQKDYGELTNQNNELKFRLKAMEQQAQLRDALHEALTAEVQRLKLAKMELREDGRTYNGIGQQAPVKHQMWQLQQPPPNQQPNQIQRLSVPASTTSTTTSTSPASA; translated from the exons ATGGCTCAGCCCAATTTGAAACAATCCGTGAATCAAGCTTTCAATGTAGGGGGCTCTCATTCGAGGTCTCTATCTCAACCCTTATTGTTTGCAAACAATGCTTTGCCTCCTTTGAGTCCCTTCCCTCCTAGCGAGTCGTCACTGGCGTCATCGAACTCAAACATGAAAGATGTGTCCATGGAGGAAACAGACGTCAGTTCTAGGGGGCCTCCTATGGCTCCGTCCTTTCGGAGGGAAAATTTGTTTCGAGGCACTGATAGTCTTCCTCCTTGTAGAGGGCATCGCCGTTCAAATAGTGATGTTCCATTGGAATTCTCAGCTATGATTCAGTCTTCTCCTCAGTTGCTTCCGATAAGTGACCAAGGGATGTTTGGAAGGACGGCAGGTATGAGAGAGAATTTCGGAAATGACAAGCCCATTGGGCTGAAGAGACAAGATATGGATGTCCTAGGTCATGGAAAGATTGGTGTCGATGGAATAGGTGACAGAAGATCAGAGGGAGAGGTTGTGGACGACTTGTTTAATTCTTTGATTAATTTGGATCACGTGAATGCTATGAATGCCTCTGGTGTTGAGTATAAACATAAGGAATGCATCGAAAGTGGGACAAAATCAAGTGGTGGTTACAGCAGCAATACTGAGTTAGAAATTGTCTCAAAGCATGGAACAAATTTGAGGGAGGGGGTCAAAAGGAGTGCTGCTGGATATATTGCACCACTAGCTCGTCACCACAGAAGTCTTTCAATGGATAGTACCATTGGGAATTTTCAATTTGGCGACGAATCACCAAAGTTACAGTCTTCCTTGTTCAATCGGGTTGATCAGCTCTCACCCAGAAATTCAGTGAGTGACAACTCAGTTAAGCTAAACATTGAATTTGGGCATGGTGAATTTAATGAAGTTGAGCTGAAAAAGATTGTGGCGGATGAGAGGCTTTCAGAAATTGCAATATCAGATCCTAAACGGGCAAAGAG GATATTGGCTAATCGGCAGTCAGCTGCTCGTTCCAAGGAGCGGAAGCTGCGCTACATATCTGAATTGGAACACAAGGTGCAAACTCTGCAATCAGAAGCCACCACACTGTCTGCTCAATTTACTATTCTACAG AAAGACTACGGGGAGCTAACCAATCAGAACAACGAATTGAAGTTTCGTCTTAAAGCTATGGAGCAACAGGCACAACTCAGAGATG CTTTACATGAAGCATTGACCGCCGAAGTTCAACGACTAAAGCTTGCAAAGATGGAGCTTAGAGAAGATGGAAGAACATATAATGGCATCGGACAGCAGGCCCCTGTAAAGCACCAAATGTGGCAACTCCAACAACCTCCCCCAAATCAGCAGCCTAATCAAATCCAACGATTATCAGTCCCGGCATCCACGACCTCTACAACTACTTCAACTTCTCCTGCCTCCGCATAA
- the LOC140970461 gene encoding probable methyltransferase At1g29790, translating to MGSVSLKIGDGTARFKRASVCSSAVNLMMFFSVITTNLFAFYAFTYHPTTVNQNPKNMAVISEKVSLILREIESSQKKLAQMEKEILGYESLDLSRPNISNELKEFLNPHQLPLGKDSRTGITEMVASVGHSCEKSVDLLSQFMSYKINGLCPDDWSLGQKLILQGCEPLPRRRCFAKTIPKVGLQPSPLSLWKNVSEKALSWSGLGCKNFACLNSKKLNRDCAGCFDILNGYENQRYVKARSKNDFLIDDVLAMGNGGIRIGFDIGGGSGTFGARMAERNVTIVTATLNIDAPFSEFIASRGLFPLYLSLDSRFPFYDNVFDLVHAANGLDIGGKPEKLEFLMFDTDRVLRAGGLFWLDNFYCSTDDKKRDLTRLIERFEYKKLKWIVGEKVNGPGKSEVYLSAVLQKPVRI from the coding sequence ATGGGTTCTGTTTCTTTGAAAATCGGAGATGGAACAGCGAGATTCAAGCGGGCATCTGTTTGTTCCTCAGCAGTGAATTTGATGATGTTTTTTTCAGTGATAACCACAAATCTTTTTGCTTTTTATGCTTTCACGTACCATCCTACTACAGTGAACCAGAATCCAAAGAACATGGCTGTGATCTCAGAAAAAGTGAGTTTAATTCTGAGAGAGATTGAATCTTCGCAGAAGAAGCTAGCCCAGATGGAGAAAGAAATACTTGGGTATGAAAGCCTCGACCTCTCGAGACCCAATATTTCTAATGAGCTCAAGGAGTTCTTAAACCCCCATCAACTGCCTTTAGGGAAAGATTCCAGAACTGGAATCACTGAGATGGTGGCATCTGTGGGGCATTCTTGTGAGAAATCTGTGGATTTGCTGTCCCAATTTATGAGTTACAAAATTAACGGGCTCTGTCCTGATGATTGGAGCCTTGGTCAGAAGTTAATTCTTCAGGGATGTGAGCCTTTGCCGAGGAGGAGGTGCTTTGCGAAGACAATTCCTAAGGTTGGTTTACAGCCTTCTCCTCTGTCACTTTGGAAAAATGTCAGTGAAAAGGCATTGAGTTGGAGTGGTCTAGGATGTAAGAATTTTGCTTGTTTGAACAGTAAGAAATTGAATCGGGATTGTGCTGGTTGTTTTGATATTCTTAATGGCTATGAGAATCAAAGATATGTTAAGGCACGAAGCAAGAATGATTTCCTTATTGATGATGTGTTGGCTATGGGAAATGGTGGGATTAGGATTGGATTTGATATTGGTGGCGGCTCGGGGACTTTTGGTGCTAGAATGGCCGAGAGAAATGTGACTATAGTGACTGCCACTCTGAATATAGATGCGCCCTTTAGTGAATTCATCGCCTCTCGGGGACTTTTCCCTTTGTATTTGAGCTTGGATAGCAGGTTTCCATTTTATGACAATGTGTTTGATTTGGTTCACGCGGCTAATGGATTGGATATCGGGGGTAAACCTGAGAAATTAGAGTTCTTGATGTTTGACACTGATCGTGTACTGAGGGCTGGTGGATTGTTTTGGTTGGATAACTTCTACTGTTCCACCGATGACAAGAAACGGGATCTGACTCGGTTGATCGAAAGATTCGAGTACAAGAAGTTAAAGTGGATTGTGGGAGAGAAAGTTAATGGTCCAGGGAAATCAGAAGTATACTTGTCTGCTGTTCTACAGAAACCAGTAAGAATATAG